The DNA segment TGTAAACGCAAACTCCACAGCGGCTGGATCACGGACAAACTTTTCCAGGATATACTCATCCACTCGTGCGGCTCGATGTTCCCCGCACACATACTTAAGGGCCGAAAACAGTTTGACACTTCGCTCAGAGTATGTTCTGATTACGCACTCTGGCTCGAACTCTCGCTTGATTACAGGTTTATCGCTCTCAACGAGCCTACTTTCAATCGCCGGCGGCATTCGGGCAATCTCTCCGAGATAAGTGTTGATAATCGCCTCACAGAGCTCGAGGTCCTGAAACGCTTCTATTACGAGCTAGGCGGTAAGGAAAGAATAAATAAAACCGATGCGATGCGAAGGCTGAGTCGCGAAACATACCGGGTCGCCAAAAGCGCCCGCGCGGAAGGTAAGCCCGATCTCGCGAAAAAATATTTTAAGGAATCATTCAGGCTCAAACCGAACATGAAATCGTTCTGGCACTGCCTGAGAGGATAATAAGTTGTCAAACATAAAAGATCGAAATCAGGACAAGGACCTCGGTGCTTTTCTTCGCATTCTCGGATACGTCTGGCCGCAGTGGCCGCGACTGATCGGTGTTTTTGTATCAGCCGTCATCATCGGACTGCTCTTTTCGCTTAGCTTCATGACCATTGGCCCGCTGCTCAAGGTCATGATGGGCGAAGAAGGTCTCCACGGCTGGGTCGACCGTAATATCTGCGACTGGCGCTACGGCATGGAATTCTACGTTCCCGAGGTAAGCGACTTTAGGACCGGCGATGACGACTTCCGCACCTTCGTACAGATTACTGCAGTTGCCGAAGACGAACCCGCCGCCGGCGCGGGCCTCCAGCCGGCCGACAGGATCATAGGCTTCGGCTCGCAAATGCCTTCCGGCCAGCAAGCCGATGTGCCTTCGCGCAAGCTCCTCGAAGAAATGGCCACCATCGAGCAGGGTGATTCCGTGCCGATCGCGATCAAACGTACCGACTCCAGAGGCAA comes from the Anaerohalosphaera lusitana genome and includes:
- a CDS encoding glycosyltransferase family 2 protein, which produces MPKISVCIPTYNRRDYICETIESILDQTYKDYEIVVVDDGSTDDTKQVLDEKGYPVRYHYQQNCGDAAARNTLIDLADGEYIAFLDSDDLYYPDTLERMIAAAETEKDDVIVYGPYMRIDENGGEISRCKRKLHSGWITDKLFQDILIHSCGSMFPAHILKGRKQFDTSLRVCSDYALWLELSLDYRFIALNEPTFNRRRHSGNLSEISVDNRLTELEVLKRFYYELGGKERINKTDAMRRLSRETYRVAKSARAEGKPDLAKKYFKESFRLKPNMKSFWHCLRG